A stretch of Patescibacteria group bacterium DNA encodes these proteins:
- a CDS encoding MraY family glycosyltransferase yields MIYKIILYFSIFLISTFLSYIFALWMKKISFKLNILDYPNENRKVHDRPIPLLGGWAIYIVFVLMMIIFCLFFKSWIFSPSIDILQIVGILFAGFIVMLGGTLDDKYNFSAKKQLIFILLACVFIIFTGTNIKFITRPGGGVIDLTGPEMKFFGFNISLFGAIFTFLWLIIITNTTKLLDGLDGLAAGITEIGMFVLFIVSLFWDKPYTGTSIMILIFSGAIFGFLILNFFPAKIFLGNGGSNLLGLMLGALSIISGAKIATALLVMGLPLLDMTWVIIQRIIKKESPFTHADKKHLHFRLLEIGFSKKQSVLFMYFVSIVFGLVALFQNTIGKISTILALFVFTICIFFYIYKKRDEKKVLNNN; encoded by the coding sequence ATGATTTATAAAATAATTTTATATTTTTCTATATTTTTAATATCAACTTTTTTAAGTTATATTTTTGCATTATGGATGAAAAAAATATCTTTCAAATTAAATATTTTAGATTATCCAAATGAAAATAGAAAAGTGCATGATAGACCAATTCCGCTTTTGGGTGGATGGGCAATTTATATTGTTTTTGTTTTGATGATGATAATTTTTTGCCTGTTTTTTAAAAGTTGGATTTTTAGTCCAAGTATAGATATTCTTCAAATTGTGGGAATACTATTCGCTGGATTTATAGTAATGCTTGGGGGAACATTGGATGATAAGTATAATTTTTCTGCAAAAAAACAATTGATTTTTATCCTTTTGGCATGTGTCTTTATAATATTCACAGGGACAAATATAAAATTTATAACTCGTCCGGGTGGAGGAGTAATAGACTTAACTGGCCCAGAAATGAAATTTTTTGGATTTAATATATCTTTGTTTGGTGCAATATTTACATTTTTATGGCTTATTATTATTACAAATACAACAAAATTACTTGATGGTTTAGATGGACTTGCAGCGGGAATTACTGAGATAGGAATGTTTGTGCTGTTTATAGTGAGTTTGTTTTGGGATAAGCCATATACTGGAACATCTATTATGATTTTGATTTTTTCCGGTGCAATATTTGGATTTCTTATTTTGAATTTTTTCCCAGCAAAAATATTTTTGGGAAATGGAGGAAGTAATTTGTTAGGACTTATGCTTGGAGCTTTATCTATTATAAGTGGAGCAAAAATTGCCACAGCGCTTCTTGTAATGGGACTTCCACTTCTTGATATGACTTGGGTAATAATTCAAAGGATTATAAAAAAAGAATCACCATTTACTCATGCTGACAAAAAACATTTACATTTTCGTTTACTTGAAATAGGCTTTAGTAAAAAACAGTCAGTTTTGTTTATGTATTTTGTATCAATAGTTTTTGGACTTGTAGCACTTTTTCAAAATACGATAGGAAAAATTTCTACAATATTAGCACTTTTTGTATTTACTATTTGTATTTTCTTTTATATTTATAAAAAAAGAGATGAAAAAAAAGTCCTTAATAATAATTAG